The nucleotide sequence CGCTCTTCACCGAGCGCTACGTGCTTGCGGGCCGCGCTGACCATCCGCGCCTCAAGCGCCGTCCGAACGCCAGCCAGTTCTGCGCACTGGAGCACGTTATCGTCTCGCCCGATGGCGGCGGATTTCGCGGCATCACCGACGAAGCGCTGTCGCAAGCCGGACTCACGCGGCGCGTCGTGCTCTCCGTCCCGCACTTTCTTTTCGTCATTTCCGTGCTCGAGCTCAGCGACCTTGTGGCAATGCTGCCGTGGCGGCTCGTGCGCGAACGGGCGGCGCTGCGCGTGGTCGAACCGCCCATCGAGGTGCCCGGCTACGAAATGTGCATGCTCTGGCATGAGCGCTCGCACCGCGACCCCGCGCATCGTTGGCTGCGCGAGCAGATCGCCTGCGCCGTGTAGCACCTTGAGGCGCCAGCGGGCGCAGCGCGCCTGTGCCACAATCCTCGTGGCGCACGCCGGCCCCTGGCCATATCGCGCCGCACCAAAATAACCACCATGAAACCGATCGATCCCCAGCGCCGCGCCGACTGGCTGCTGCGCGCCGAGCCCGTTGCGGGCATAGAGCGTATCGAAGCCTTCTTTCAGGGGAAGGCGTTTGCGATGCATCGCCACGACACCTATGCGATCGGCCGCACGCTCGCGGGCGTGCAGAGCTTCAAGTACCGGCGCGGCACGACCCACAGCCTTCCGGGCCACACGATGGTGCTGCATCCCGACGAGCCCCACGACGGCCAGGCCGGCACGGGCGAAGGCTTTCGCTACCGCATGATCTACGTGCAGCCCGCAGTGTTCCAGCAGGTGCTGGGCGGCTGCGCACTCCCCTTCATCGAGGGTGGCGTGTCGAGCGATCCTCGTTTATGGGCGGCGACCGAGGCGCTGTTGCAACAGGTCTCGCAGGGCATCGGCCCGTTCGAGCAGAGCGACGCGCTCGCGGAACTGGCGCATGCGCTCGCCGCCGTGGCGGGCACGCCACCGCCGCGCTCGAAGGGCGACTTCGCAAGCG is from Paraburkholderia flagellata and encodes:
- a CDS encoding AraC family transcriptional regulator; its protein translation is MKPIDPQRRADWLLRAEPVAGIERIEAFFQGKAFAMHRHDTYAIGRTLAGVQSFKYRRGTTHSLPGHTMVLHPDEPHDGQAGTGEGFRYRMIYVQPAVFQQVLGGCALPFIEGGVSSDPRLWAATEALLQQVSQGIGPFEQSDALAELAHALAAVAGTPPPRSKGDFASARRAREYLDAQCQQAVSLDALEHAVGRDRWSLSRDFRTFYGTSPYRYLTQRRLDAARTMILRGMPLADVAACAGFTDQAHMTRHFTKTFGIAPARWLRIAGGASERAVTIVQDTHRQGA